AGTTTCCTTTGAATACGTCCACGCCGCTGAAGCTCCGCCTCGGTTTCGATAAAATGATCGGATTTTCCTTCACACCGTCGGCGGGCAAGCCCTCCTCACGGCTTAATCTTTCCCGCCATGTCTGGCCGGTTACCGTCATCGCATCCACTTTCATCGGCACACCGTTGCGGAGCAATTCGTAAAACAGCGTCTCCATGCCGCGAATTTGACCGGAGCAGCACTGCTTTGCCAAAGCAAAGATGTCTCTTCCCTCCGTCAGGCTGTAATCGAACAAATCCGGAACGGGATGCTCTTGATGAATTTTCTCCAGATCCCAAAGGCTGAATTGAAATCCTGCGTAGATCATGGCACCGACGATGTGCATCATTAAGTTTGTCGAACCGCCCGCGGAACTGTGAATTCGAATCGCATTGGAAATATTCGCACCCATGAGTTCCGCCACGCTGCATTCCGACCTGTTTGCGATGTCAAACAGCGCATCGATCGCCGGTTTGATTTGCTCTTGAGTGGGGGGTTCAATCAACATCTCCAAAGACGGATGGACCATTCCGAATCCCGCCGTAATGTCCCGGGAGCTGTTGCCGGTACCGTGAAAAGCGCAAATTCCGCCCTTGCTGTCGCAGGTGTTGACGGCCAAGCGTTTTTCGAAATCTTTTTGCCGCTCCATGCTGATCAAGCCCTCATTAACCGCACGCGCAAGAACGCCTTGGAATGCCGTATTTGAGCTGCATTGCAGGATGTAATCCATCGCATCCAAAATATCGTTGGAAATGTCTTCATATCCTTTTCTTTTGGCATCAGCGGCGACTTCTCGAAGCTCAGACCGCAAATCGCCGGGAATCGTTCCGCCCACGAGCACATGGGAAGGCGAAAAAGTTGCAAAGACGGGAGCCTCGCCCCTTCTTCTACGGACCCGGTCCAAATGGGCCAGTCCGCTTAACACCGCGAGCGGCTGTTTATCGCATCCCTGTATGACAAACGCCCCGTGATACGAATGGGCTTCCATCTGGTTCACGACAATTTCCGCGATGGCGTTGCGGCTTTGCAGGGAATAGCTCATCCCTTGATTGCTTTGCGCCGTTCCGTCGCACAAAACAGGAGTGCCAAAGTAAAAGGGAAGACCGCCATGCTGCCAAATCTCGAGAGCGGCTTTGGAAACCGTCTCAATGTCCAAAATGTGGGCAGGATGATCGCTTGAACCGCCGATGATCGCGATGCGCGGAGCGTTTTCCTCAAGACGGTCGTAAATCTCCTCCAAGGTCCAATCCGGCTTCGGCCCTTGATACCTGTCCCCTAAAATCCGTCGCGCCTGATCCAGCAAGCCCGCTACGGTAATCGGTTCATTCGCTTTTCCTTGAACATTGTCCCTGTACGGGTTATTCGGGTTGTTAATTCTCGGTCTTAGTTTCACAGTATTCATATCCACAGCCCTCTCAACTCCCATATGCACAATCTTTAATTGCTAACTTAACTACGCCAACCTTTGGTTGATTGCTATCACAGTGCATGGAGCGCTGTCCACATCCTGAATCCTTAACGGAAGCGCAACTACAGTCTGCAAATCATTCTGGATTACATCCTCAAAATTCAAATCCTCGATGATCAGAATATAATTATCAACAAAATTGCCCAGCATCCATTGGTGTGAAAGAACCCCCTCGGGACCGTGCTGATAAGCCGCCAAGGAAATAAAATCGAGAGCAATCGCCTTCAAATTCGCAAAATTTTTAACCAGATGCTCCGCCAGCTCCGGAGAAATTCCCGGTCCATAACTGGCATATGTCTCAGGCTCAACGCTGCGCAGCCTTGTGAAATGGGTTCTGATCAGCAATGCGTCGCTTTCCGCCAATTGCTTTTCGTAGGGTCTGATGTCATCCACTGTGATCAGCTCGTCTTTTCCCCGATTGATGTCAACCAAAAGCGGCGAGCGGAAAACGAAGCGGTCTGCAGGCACCTCCCATAATTGGATGCCTTTCGGGTTAAAGTGATTGGGTCCGTCCATGTGACTGGAAAAATGATTGAATAAATGAAGCATATATGTGTTTGCGGGCTCGCCGTCTTTTCCGATCCGTGTAAACGGCTCGAAGGCAAAAGTTGGGTTGTTCGGCCAACCCGGGTCTCCCACACGGATGGGATGAGAAAGAACTTTAATCATGCGATTGATCCTCCTATTTAGAGAGTTAGAGATTCGGCACCACCGCAAAAGCGCGGACGGGGGATCCCGAGCCGTCTTTTATCGGCAAGGGCAGCGCGAAAAACAATGAAAACGCCGGCAAAAGTCCGATATTATTTAAATTTTCGATGATCAGCACTTCATTCCCCAAGAGTGTGTAATGCGCAGGATTGCCATCGCTGTGGCTGGCGTCGACAGCCAGCGTGTCGCTGCCGACAGCCGAGATGCCCTTGTCGACGAAATACTTTGCCGCTTCGAAGCTCAACCCCGGCCACTCCCGAACATATGAATCATCTTTCTCAGCGCGGCTTTTCCACAATCTGTCCCATCCGTAACGGATGAGAACAATATCTCCTTTTTGCAATCTGCCGTGCTCTTCTTCCCATTGTTGAATATGCTCGACAATCACCAAGCGCTCCGTGGGAAAGGGCGACAAATCGATCGCGGCCGCTCTTCCCATAATGCGCTCCAACGGGACACGGTCAATCCCGTAATGGGCAGGTCCGTCCTGGATAAAATGCTTAGGGGCATCCATGTGAGTTCCCGAATGTTCCGACATGCTGATTTGATAATGCAGTGCGACATCGCCGAGCTCATAAGATTCCTGAAGAATCTTTCCGAATCTGGCATGTGTGGGCCAAAGAGGAATATTCTCTTCCAATTTGTGTGTAAGATCGATCACTTTTGACCGGGATATTAGCGACATCCAAGCTTGCAGAAGTTCCGACATGCTTTTTCCTCCATTTCCTTAAAGCAATCTTCCTTCTTTTGTAAAAGAAAAGTTCTCCGCTTCGGACACTATCTCGACATCACTTCGTTGGACCAGCTCTTGTCTATAGCTTTCGGAAACCTGGATTTCGCTTAGATCCAACGTGTTCTTAATTCGGACGATTTTCGCTTTGTCCGCTGTTATTCGATTGCACGTTTTCAGCGCAACGACAATCGCTTCCTTGTCGGAATTCATGACGACCGGGATTTTTGCGGGATCCAGCTCGGTCGACGTTATGGAATTTGCATACAACTTCAGGAAATCAATTTTATTAAGCAAATTCCTTGTCGTCACATCCGCCAAACCGATGCCGTTGGCATTTCCGTGGGTTTTATCGGTCAAATCGAGAACGACTACCTTTTGGATCGGCGGAGCAAGATCGAATCCGGGCAGTCCGGAAGCGGTTCGGCCTGTTATATTGGGGTCCATTCCCGCTCCGCTGATGTCCTTGCCGATCTGATCGACGATCAGAACATCGATTCCCGATACAAGGAGCCGCGGCATCGATTTCTTTGCAACCATCAGCAGCTGTTTTTCATTCTCAAAGATTTGGTCTTTGGGCATAACGGTGACCGACATCGTCTCGTCATACGCGTTTTCCACTATACCTACGCCAAAAGCTATCGGAGCATTTTGCAAAACCGCTTTCCCGGTTTCCGGGATCAATTCGTGAAAACGGTCAAATCCGTAGGTATGGATCGTTGTCGCTCCTTTGTGCTTCCCCAAGCCGATGGTCATCATTTTGATGAGGCCGCTTTCATAATCGCCTTTGAAGTCGGTATGCGGTTTAATCCGATTGACAACGACTACGCCATCGGCCTGATATGCCGCTTGATCGAAATAGACCGGCATCCCGTTTTCGAGATTGGCGATCTGTACAACTTCCATTGAGGAGATGACGGGAACTCCCATTGTCTGCTCATTCACGGCGTATTCGTCAAGCACTTCTCTTTGGCCTTCTGCCGTCGCCCCTCCGTGGCTTCCCATCGCGGGAACGATGAACGGCTCGGCCCCCCATGCTTTCAGCTCCGCAATGACGCATTTCACGATTTCCGCCAGATTGGCAATGCCCCGGCTGCCTACGGCAACGGCAATTTTCTTGCCTTTATATTCGCCGGGGATCAGCTTTGCCGACATTTCCTGCGCTACGGTTTGCTTGATATCCGCTACCCGCTCTCTCGGAAAAATCTGCTTAATCTTTATCATTTTGGGAAGATCAATTTCATATCCGCCTTCTATCTTTACTTCGAACGGCTCGCCCAACAACATCATCGCCTTCTTTCGGAGAAATGCGTCCGGTCATGCCCCGGACCAAAGCGACCGGTATTTAATCCATCAGCTGCCCACCATTGATCTCAATGATCTCGCCGGTAATATAGTTCGAATAATCGGAGCTTAAAAACAAAACCGCGCCAACCATTTCTTCCGGCGTGCCTTCGCGCCCCATCAGAATTTGGTTTCCTAATTTCTGCCGCGTCTCCGGCGGCGTGAAGCGATCCTGAAAAGGCGTGCTGATGACTCCCGGAGCGATTCCGTTGACCAGAATGTTGTATTCCAGCAATTCCTTGGCCAAGTTGCGCGTCAAGGTACTTACGCCTCCTTTGGAGGTTGCATAAGCGAGGGCTCCGATTGAACCGCCGTTTCTGGCCGCGATTGACGTCACATTGACGATTCTGCCTTTCCCCTGCGGCTTCATCAAAGGCAAGGCGGCTTGCGTAACGAGAAAAACCGATTTCAAGTTTACATCGAGAATACGGTCCCATGTTTCCTCGTCCAATTGTTCCAAACGAACCCTTTTGACCATCGATCCCGCATTGTTGACCAGAATGTCGATACGGCCAAACCGGTCGTTAATTTTAGACACCATGCTTTCAACGATATTCTTCTTTGATACGTCGCCTTGCACGAGTAAAGCTTCACGACCCATTCCGCTTATTTCCGCAGCCACCGATTCTCCTTCGGCAAGGTTTTGATTGCAATGAACAATCACATCCGCGCCATGAGCGGCAAAACCAAGCGCAACCGCGCGGCCGATCCCCGTGCTGCTTCCGGTAACCCATACGACTTTCCCCTCAAAAGAATACAATGACTTCAACTCCCCATCTATTTTTTAACCATTCGGTTAGTCAGCTTCCCCAGGTGTTCAATTTCAATCGTGACGACATCGCCGTCTTGAAGATAAACTTGCTTTTCGGGGGGATATCCCATCACGACCCCTTCGGGAGTTCCGGTCAAAATAATGTCCCCCGGCATCAGCGTCATATGTTGGGAAATATAACTGATGATTTCATCACAGTAAAAAATCATATCGGCTGTATTTGAATCCTGACGAACCTCTCCGTTTACAATGGATCGAATTTTGAGGCCGTTAGGGTTTGGGATTTCATCGGTGGTCACTAGGTACGGCCCGATCGGACAAAATTGGTCGCATGTCTTGCCGAGCATCCATTGCGGTGTTTTCATCTGCAGATCCCTTGCTGACAAATCGTTACTGTTGCAGTATCCGAGAACATAGTTCAAGGCTTCCTGCTTCGATACGTTCTTAGCCTCCCGGCCAATCACTATCGCCAATTCCGCCTCGTAATCGATTTTATTCGAGACATCTGGCAGCACAACCTCTTCCCGATGAGCGGCCAGCGCATTTGCGAATTTATTGAATAAAATCGGAACCGTAGGAATAGCTGATCCGGTTTCTATCGCATGCTGCCGGTAGTTCAAGCCTACACAGATGATTTTCTGCGGGTTGGCCACACAAGGTCCGAATGAAACCTCTGATTCATCCACCATAAAATCGGCTTGTTGTGCAATGTCCTGCTCGGAAAGCAATTGATCCACATATTCCCGCAAAGCCGCACGGGCTGTCGGACCGCCATGGATGAATTGTTCAACATCGACCGGAACATCATGGGAAGCGGGAACCGCTTTCAAAGCTTGTTCAATATCGATGATTCCGCTTTCAATATGAACACCCAGGACGGATTTTCCGTCTTTGTTTAAGGCTGCGATTTTCATAACCAAAACCTCTCTTTAACCAATGAAGTGTTATGCATTTTTCCCGAAGGTTGTGCCGCCGTCTATGTACAGCGGTGAACCCATCATGAACTTTGATTCATCCGAGGCGAGAAACAAAGCTGCGAAAGCGACATCCTCCGGTTTGCCGAAATCGTTGCTGAGCTGACGCGATTTGATTTGTGCGACAGCCTCTTCAGGCTTATCGTATTTTTGCAGATATTTCTCAACAAAAGGCGTATAAATTGTGCCCGGCAGCAAAGCATTGACGCGAATCCCATAGCGGGCATAATCCACTTGCATGGATTTGGTGAGTGCCAATACCGCACCCTTCGAGGCGGAATAAGAAGCTCTCGAAGCAAGACCAATTTCGGCGATACAGGAGGACATATTGATAATCGAACCGCTCCGCTGCTTGAGCATTTGAGGAAGAACATACTTGGAGGAAAGAAACACTCCCTTCACATTGACATTCATGACCGCATCCCAATCCTCCGGTTCGGTTTCATGAACAGTCCCTATGCCGCTGATTCCCGCATTATTAAACAGTACGTCTATTCTGCCATAATGAGCGACGACTCGTTCCGCCATCGAGCGGACTTGTTTGGAATCCGTCACGTTGCAAGAGATGAATTCACATTGGCCACCGGCCCTCGTCAAGAGATCAACGGTTTCCTGACCGCCGTCATGATCAATGTCCGCGATTATAACGGCGGCACCCTCCTTGGCAAACAATTTGGCGGTCGCCTGCCCGATCCCCGAACCGGCGCCTGTTATGATGCATACTTTGTTTTTCAGACGCATGGGATTTCAACTCCAATCATGATTCGTGAATGTTCGATAATTCTTTGGCCAACTTGCATATCTCTTGAATGGCCAATTCCTTTTTGGTTTCCCATTGATGAAGCGGCATTGAAACGCTTACCGCGGCGCTGGCCTTCCCACGCTGTCCGATAAAGATAGGGGCGGACACACAGCAAACACCCAAAGTCGCCTCCTGCAAATCAAATGCAAAACCGTTTTGCCTGACGACACGAAGATGTTCAAACAGCTGATCAGCTTGATCGATCGTATGGACTGTCATTTTCTCCAATGCCGCGTTTCCTTCATAAAGGCCGGCCAACTCCGTTTCCGATAAAGTTGAAAGCATGGCCTTTCCGAGAGCGGTAGCATGCGCAGGATATCTCATGCCGGGGTCCGTGACGATACGTATAAGCGATTCGGCCTCCGCTTTGCCCAAA
This window of the Ferviditalea candida genome carries:
- a CDS encoding lactate racemase domain-containing protein yields the protein MMLLGEPFEVKIEGGYEIDLPKMIKIKQIFPRERVADIKQTVAQEMSAKLIPGEYKGKKIAVAVGSRGIANLAEIVKCVIAELKAWGAEPFIVPAMGSHGGATAEGQREVLDEYAVNEQTMGVPVISSMEVVQIANLENGMPVYFDQAAYQADGVVVVNRIKPHTDFKGDYESGLIKMMTIGLGKHKGATTIHTYGFDRFHELIPETGKAVLQNAPIAFGVGIVENAYDETMSVTVMPKDQIFENEKQLLMVAKKSMPRLLVSGIDVLIVDQIGKDISGAGMDPNITGRTASGLPGFDLAPPIQKVVVLDLTDKTHGNANGIGLADVTTRNLLNKIDFLKLYANSITSTELDPAKIPVVMNSDKEAIVVALKTCNRITADKAKIVRIKNTLDLSEIQVSESYRQELVQRSDVEIVSEAENFSFTKEGRLL
- a CDS encoding SDR family oxidoreductase translates to MRLKNKVCIITGAGSGIGQATAKLFAKEGAAVIIADIDHDGGQETVDLLTRAGGQCEFISCNVTDSKQVRSMAERVVAHYGRIDVLFNNAGISGIGTVHETEPEDWDAVMNVNVKGVFLSSKYVLPQMLKQRSGSIINMSSCIAEIGLASRASYSASKGAVLALTKSMQVDYARYGIRVNALLPGTIYTPFVEKYLQKYDKPEEAVAQIKSRQLSNDFGKPEDVAFAALFLASDESKFMMGSPLYIDGGTTFGKNA
- a CDS encoding SDR family NAD(P)-dependent oxidoreductase — translated: MYSFEGKVVWVTGSSTGIGRAVALGFAAHGADVIVHCNQNLAEGESVAAEISGMGREALLVQGDVSKKNIVESMVSKINDRFGRIDILVNNAGSMVKRVRLEQLDEETWDRILDVNLKSVFLVTQAALPLMKPQGKGRIVNVTSIAARNGGSIGALAYATSKGGVSTLTRNLAKELLEYNILVNGIAPGVISTPFQDRFTPPETRQKLGNQILMGREGTPEEMVGAVLFLSSDYSNYITGEIIEINGGQLMD
- a CDS encoding fumarylacetoacetate hydrolase family protein, yielding MKIAALNKDGKSVLGVHIESGIIDIEQALKAVPASHDVPVDVEQFIHGGPTARAALREYVDQLLSEQDIAQQADFMVDESEVSFGPCVANPQKIICVGLNYRQHAIETGSAIPTVPILFNKFANALAAHREEVVLPDVSNKIDYEAELAIVIGREAKNVSKQEALNYVLGYCNSNDLSARDLQMKTPQWMLGKTCDQFCPIGPYLVTTDEIPNPNGLKIRSIVNGEVRQDSNTADMIFYCDEIISYISQHMTLMPGDIILTGTPEGVVMGYPPEKQVYLQDGDVVTIEIEHLGKLTNRMVKK
- a CDS encoding IclR family transcriptional regulator; protein product: MPSYKVPALFRASEILRLVSENPNKLKLIDLSKMLEVNKSSMFSILITMENLGWVSKNNANAYKIGDFMGKIGSAYLRQFDLLQLFNQKAEASKQIVGETFQLARLEGKEVFYLGKAEAESLIRIVTDPGMRYPAHATALGKAMLSTLSETELAGLYEGNAALEKMTVHTIDQADQLFEHLRVVRQNGFAFDLQEATLGVCCVSAPIFIGQRGKASAAVSVSMPLHQWETKKELAIQEICKLAKELSNIHES
- a CDS encoding dihydroxy-acid dehydratase domain-containing protein, coding for MNTVKLRPRINNPNNPYRDNVQGKANEPITVAGLLDQARRILGDRYQGPKPDWTLEEIYDRLEENAPRIAIIGGSSDHPAHILDIETVSKAALEIWQHGGLPFYFGTPVLCDGTAQSNQGMSYSLQSRNAIAEIVVNQMEAHSYHGAFVIQGCDKQPLAVLSGLAHLDRVRRRRGEAPVFATFSPSHVLVGGTIPGDLRSELREVAADAKRKGYEDISNDILDAMDYILQCSSNTAFQGVLARAVNEGLISMERQKDFEKRLAVNTCDSKGGICAFHGTGNSSRDITAGFGMVHPSLEMLIEPPTQEQIKPAIDALFDIANRSECSVAELMGANISNAIRIHSSAGGSTNLMMHIVGAMIYAGFQFSLWDLEKIHQEHPVPDLFDYSLTEGRDIFALAKQCCSGQIRGMETLFYELLRNGVPMKVDAMTVTGQTWRERLSREEGLPADGVKENPIILSKPRRSFSGVDVFKGNFFESAVVKISGMPTRQIDQFDEKVSFVLFFENEEEANRELLNPHLLDELREKRVFSQNRLLAMWEMNAPGTSAEAKNLDYDDLFREMIRREILKITVVISGQGPSAFGMPEMFTPMQHINANVQLKKLATLISDGRYSGVTYGAAIGHMTPEALYDGGILYLKQGDVLHLRFRAKTIDLLDEQQFENGKMEAYQGDLRESRKSLGAKRKQRLLKRQKNVAASNRLVGCTDAAHGVVPNVVYEDAEVPFKH
- a CDS encoding cyclase family protein, which translates into the protein MIKVLSHPIRVGDPGWPNNPTFAFEPFTRIGKDGEPANTYMLHLFNHFSSHMDGPNHFNPKGIQLWEVPADRFVFRSPLLVDINRGKDELITVDDIRPYEKQLAESDALLIRTHFTRLRSVEPETYASYGPGISPELAEHLVKNFANLKAIALDFISLAAYQHGPEGVLSHQWMLGNFVDNYILIIEDLNFEDVIQNDLQTVVALPLRIQDVDSAPCTVIAINQRLA
- a CDS encoding cyclase family protein is translated as MSELLQAWMSLISRSKVIDLTHKLEENIPLWPTHARFGKILQESYELGDVALHYQISMSEHSGTHMDAPKHFIQDGPAHYGIDRVPLERIMGRAAAIDLSPFPTERLVIVEHIQQWEEEHGRLQKGDIVLIRYGWDRLWKSRAEKDDSYVREWPGLSFEAAKYFVDKGISAVGSDTLAVDASHSDGNPAHYTLLGNEVLIIENLNNIGLLPAFSLFFALPLPIKDGSGSPVRAFAVVPNL